The bacterium genome contains the following window.
CTCAGGGTTCAAACATTCTGGCCTTTTAAGCAGATTCTCTCTTAATAAGTTCTACATTAATAAGCCGGTGAACAGGTGTGGTTCTCCGTTTCTCAATCAAATCAAAAAGTATCTGTGCAGCTGTTTTCCCAAGGTCAAGTATCGGCTGTCTGACAGTTGTAAGTGCGGGCCTGATATATTCAGCAATATCAATATCATCAAAGCCTACAACAGCAATATCATCAGGTACTTTAAGCTTGTTTTCTTTTATTCGTTCAATAAGTGCAATCGCAGAATAATCATCTGCACAAAACACTGCATCAGGAAGGGTATCAGACATGAATAATTTTTGGGATTCAGAATAAGCAACCGATTTTTTAAAATCTCCATATACAATCCAGTTATCACGCGTTTTTAATCCGAGTTTTCCCATCATGTTAAGATAGCCCCTTAGCCTGTCTTTCCCGTTTGTTTCATCCATACTGCCTGCAATACAGGCTATTTTTCTGTATCCCTTATCAAACAAGTATCTAACAGCAGTCTCTGCTCCCTGAATATTACGCGTATCAACAAAATTGATTTTTTTTGAGTAACGTTTATGGTTTACAAGAACAAAAGGAAATTCCATATCAGCAAGAGGACCAATATTACTGTCTGTAATTTTGGTTTTTAAAAGTATCATTCCATCCAAAAGGCGGTTTCTTGCAATGTTGATATACTTATTCCCGTTATCATCACCGGGCTCAACCGGAATAAGCATAATTCTGTAATCATTTTTTAAAGCTTCGTCAGTTACACCGCTGAGAATCTGAGCAATGTAATTATCAAGAAACATGTGTTCGATCTTTGGAATAATCACACCAATAATTTTTGTTGAGTTGCTTGCGA
Protein-coding sequences here:
- a CDS encoding LacI family DNA-binding transcriptional regulator — its product is MRITLAEIAQKANVSKMTVSRVLSGKGHVAPGTAERIRKIINDFGYQPNLIARSLASNSTKIIGVIIPKIEHMFLDNYIAQILSGVTDEALKNDYRIMLIPVEPGDDNGNKYINIARNRLLDGMILLKTKITDSNIGPLADMEFPFVLVNHKRYSKKINFVDTRNIQGAETAVRYLFDKGYRKIACIAGSMDETNGKDRLRGYLNMMGKLGLKTRDNWIVYGDFKKSVAYSESQKLFMSDTLPDAVFCADDYSAIALIERIKENKLKVPDDIAVVGFDDIDIAEYIRPALTTVRQPILDLGKTAAQILFDLIEKRRTTPVHRLINVELIKRESA